A DNA window from Candidatus Hydrogenedentota bacterium contains the following coding sequences:
- a CDS encoding BatD family protein, with translation MRFPFSILALLTCCAVAVVAQDGATVSIEVSPDSVEAGEAFILKVRVTGGNLESLTFPDIDGLVFSRKATTTAAQLRRTPQGVSQVSEFGFMVETQKPGTFQIPSITANVDGKDIVSNAVSITVTEATTPRRRQQDTTPHGSAMAPVSPNTDGNRDRVPTLDDLMVISADVDKREVYQGEPIVLTLTLMFMTSPYEIDPTMLANSFPSLTGFYALPREPEEVVPPETRTENGFVYEVHYFKQTLFPTTSGDLEIGAWQWQGQLRLRGSRSQPLELTSEVIPIHVKPLPERPANFSGSVGEFRLEATIDKSRVIQGVPVDLVVRIVGDGNPDAVGAPKLPVMDWAYIGDVEKDLGQQSAGIGAGVDQRFIYPVTPLEAGSKTIPEIEYCFFNPANGAYETAKANSLELTVLPSAEPEHKGVTGAGDETSGVKGSSGDIDDIVAFPGELNRRGSLVLTTSLVTAMPPVAYAVLALFLRRRRRLATDTAFARSYRARARLKTALESVRSSHEPPAALFRAVVGFIADKFDVAEAGMTSIDTQKLLEQNGVSLETSAALVKILRSCERAAYASTGLSQDELSALLEGASVNLDALEAELKRRGEK, from the coding sequence ATGCGCTTCCCATTCTCAATTCTGGCTCTACTGACGTGTTGCGCGGTTGCAGTCGTCGCGCAGGACGGAGCCACGGTTTCGATCGAGGTGAGCCCGGACTCTGTTGAAGCTGGTGAGGCCTTTATTCTGAAGGTTCGTGTCACTGGGGGAAATCTCGAGTCGCTGACCTTTCCGGATATCGATGGCTTGGTCTTCAGCAGAAAGGCTACGACCACTGCCGCGCAGTTGCGAAGGACGCCACAAGGCGTTTCGCAAGTCAGCGAGTTTGGATTTATGGTCGAGACCCAGAAGCCGGGTACGTTTCAAATCCCATCCATTACGGCCAACGTAGACGGAAAAGACATTGTAAGCAACGCCGTTTCGATCACTGTGACCGAAGCTACTACGCCTCGCAGGCGCCAGCAGGATACAACGCCTCATGGGTCTGCCATGGCGCCTGTCTCGCCCAACACAGATGGGAATCGAGACAGGGTCCCTACGCTGGACGACTTGATGGTCATTTCTGCCGACGTGGACAAGAGAGAAGTGTATCAAGGAGAACCCATCGTCTTGACGCTTACGCTCATGTTCATGACGTCCCCTTACGAGATTGACCCTACCATGCTCGCGAACTCCTTTCCATCGTTGACTGGTTTCTACGCGTTGCCACGCGAGCCCGAGGAAGTCGTCCCTCCCGAGACGCGCACCGAGAACGGGTTTGTCTATGAAGTTCATTACTTCAAGCAGACGCTTTTTCCAACCACCAGCGGTGATTTAGAGATTGGCGCCTGGCAATGGCAGGGACAACTGCGACTCCGTGGCAGCCGTTCGCAACCCCTCGAACTCACCTCAGAGGTCATTCCGATTCATGTCAAACCACTCCCGGAGAGACCTGCGAACTTTAGCGGTTCCGTCGGTGAGTTCAGGTTGGAGGCTACTATCGACAAGTCGCGTGTCATTCAGGGTGTCCCCGTAGACTTGGTGGTTCGCATCGTCGGCGATGGCAATCCGGACGCAGTTGGTGCTCCGAAGTTGCCCGTCATGGACTGGGCTTACATTGGGGACGTTGAAAAGGATTTGGGACAGCAGTCCGCAGGGATTGGCGCCGGAGTAGACCAGCGCTTCATCTACCCAGTTACGCCTTTGGAAGCCGGATCAAAAACCATCCCTGAGATTGAGTACTGCTTCTTCAATCCAGCAAACGGCGCTTACGAGACAGCCAAAGCAAATTCTCTGGAACTCACCGTCCTGCCTTCAGCGGAACCCGAGCACAAGGGCGTAACCGGGGCCGGTGACGAAACCTCGGGCGTAAAAGGGAGCTCAGGCGATATCGATGACATTGTCGCCTTTCCCGGTGAATTGAATCGGCGAGGCAGCCTGGTACTTACGACCTCGCTCGTCACGGCCATGCCTCCTGTGGCCTATGCTGTGTTGGCGCTCTTTCTCCGGCGGCGGCGCCGTTTGGCGACGGATACCGCGTTCGCTCGATCGTATCGCGCTCGCGCGCGGCTGAAGACTGCATTGGAAAGCGTTCGTTCTTCGCATGAGCCGCCCGCCGCGCTGTTCAGAGCCGTCGTAGGTTTCATCGCCGACAAATTCGATGTCGCCGAGGCGGGTATGACGTCCATCGATACGCAGAAATTGCTGGAGCAAAATGGCGTCTCACTCGAAACGTCCGCGGCGTTGGTGAAGATTCTGCGGAGTTGCGAACGCGCCGCGTATGCGTCCACGGGGCTCTCGCAAGATGAATTGTCTGCGCTGCTGGAAGGCGCCTCGGTAAACCTGGATGCGCTTGAAGCCGAACTTAAGCGGAGGGGAGAAAAATGA
- a CDS encoding tetratricopeptide repeat protein — protein MTHALLLFALLGATVFNDTFDRANQMYSQGDYASAINLYEQLVRDGVVDANVFYNLGNAYYRDNQLGAAITNYERALHLSPHFEAAARNLDVCIAFTKQQRPRPLPPAWEQSMLFWHAGFAPRTVFSLAVACWVLFWGVLAVRYWRVLPYSRLAASLLFLLACLFGLSSWAKYHPMPLAVASAEQVPVRYGTGENEAVRFELGLGDRVVIEGRSGDWVRVRTSDGERGWTKLSALALVGPPYERPSSPESSSTPGSGGV, from the coding sequence ATGACCCATGCCCTTCTCCTATTCGCTCTGCTCGGGGCGACCGTATTCAATGACACGTTTGATCGCGCAAACCAGATGTACTCTCAAGGCGATTATGCATCTGCCATTAATCTCTATGAGCAGTTGGTGCGCGACGGTGTGGTGGATGCAAACGTATTCTATAATCTGGGCAATGCGTACTACCGCGATAACCAGTTAGGGGCTGCGATCACCAATTATGAGCGAGCGCTGCATCTTTCACCGCATTTCGAGGCTGCAGCCCGCAATCTTGATGTCTGCATTGCTTTCACGAAGCAACAGCGTCCGCGACCTCTTCCGCCCGCTTGGGAACAAAGCATGCTCTTCTGGCACGCAGGGTTTGCTCCGCGCACGGTCTTTTCCCTTGCGGTCGCCTGTTGGGTGCTCTTCTGGGGCGTGCTGGCCGTGCGATACTGGCGCGTGCTACCCTATTCCAGACTCGCTGCAAGTCTCTTGTTCCTGCTTGCCTGTCTTTTTGGGTTGTCGTCCTGGGCGAAGTACCATCCGATGCCCTTGGCCGTGGCTTCTGCAGAGCAAGTACCCGTGCGTTATGGCACCGGTGAGAATGAAGCAGTGCGCTTTGAACTTGGATTGGGAGACCGTGTCGTGATCGAAGGCCGTTCAGGTGACTGGGTCCGTGTGAGGACTTCCGACGGAGAACGGGGCTGGACTAAGCTCTCCGCTCTTGCCCTCGTTGGACCGCCCTACGAGCGACCTT